Proteins from a genomic interval of Stenotrophomonas maltophilia:
- the metF gene encoding methylenetetrahydrofolate reductase [NAD(P)H] has translation MTAISFEFYPPKTDEQRSQLDRAAAKLKDYAPEYVSCTFGAGGSTLSYTSETVRHLNQHHGFDAAPHLSCVGGTRQEIRELLKLYRAIGCRRLVALRGDLPSGMGFPGDMRYAAELIDFIRAEHGDAFHIEVGAYPETHPQATDALADLKHFKAKIDAGADAAITQYFFNPDAYFHFVDEVRRLGVQVPITPGIMPIANFSQLRRFSEQCGAEIPRWIGRKMQAYGDDAESVRAFGTEVVARLCQRLIEGGAPGLHFYTLNLARPTTSVLKLLRG, from the coding sequence ATGACCGCCATCAGCTTCGAGTTCTATCCGCCCAAGACCGACGAACAGCGCAGCCAGCTGGACCGTGCCGCGGCCAAGCTGAAGGACTACGCCCCCGAATACGTGTCGTGTACCTTCGGCGCCGGTGGCTCGACCCTGAGCTATACCTCCGAGACCGTGCGCCACCTCAACCAGCACCACGGGTTCGACGCCGCACCGCACCTGTCCTGCGTCGGCGGCACCCGCCAGGAGATCCGCGAACTGCTCAAGCTGTACCGTGCCATCGGCTGCCGTCGCCTGGTCGCACTGCGCGGTGACCTGCCCTCGGGCATGGGCTTCCCCGGCGACATGCGCTATGCCGCCGAGCTGATCGACTTCATCCGCGCCGAGCACGGTGATGCGTTCCACATCGAAGTGGGTGCGTATCCGGAAACGCATCCGCAGGCGACCGATGCGCTGGCCGACCTGAAGCACTTCAAGGCGAAGATCGACGCCGGTGCCGATGCGGCAATCACCCAGTACTTCTTCAACCCGGATGCCTACTTCCACTTCGTCGATGAAGTGCGCCGGCTCGGCGTGCAGGTACCGATCACGCCCGGCATCATGCCGATCGCCAACTTTAGCCAGCTGCGCCGCTTCTCCGAACAGTGTGGTGCGGAAATTCCGCGCTGGATCGGCCGCAAGATGCAGGCCTACGGCGATGACGCCGAGTCGGTGCGTGCATTCGGCACCGAAGTGGTAGCCAGGCTGTGCCAGCGCCTGATCGAAGGCGGCGCGCCCGGCCTGCACTTCTACACCTTGAACCTGGCCAGGCCGACCACTTCAGTGCTGAAACTGCTGCGAGGCTGA
- a CDS encoding sensor histidine kinase produces MDATTSSRRFWTLNALAWAGYAMYGLWVGMRIGGGVVFSGIVLITVSVAACLWLCSGTLRAVALRQHWWEGSLGSLVLKLAAGVVLGASVAQAVTAALLLPALALGWVQLPGGHADYQWSSLLVYWMNTALFLLMWTGLWAGLHGLRRARHSELARLRAEAERSTLERDALRARLNPHFMFNALNNLRALILEDPERARDMVTRLSRTLRQALAHNRSEQVTLAEELAVVDDYLAIEAIHFEQRLQVNQHIDAGALQAQLPAMALQLLVENAIKHGIASRPGGGGIEIRATLDDHVLRLQVDNPLGSAGEPTHGHGVGLAYLRAQLGSRGRFNLQPVGDRMQALLEIPQ; encoded by the coding sequence ATGGACGCCACCACGTCATCCCGCCGCTTCTGGACGCTCAATGCACTGGCATGGGCTGGCTATGCGATGTACGGGCTGTGGGTCGGGATGCGGATCGGTGGCGGCGTGGTGTTCAGCGGCATCGTGCTGATCACCGTCAGCGTGGCCGCCTGCCTGTGGTTGTGCAGCGGCACGCTGCGCGCGGTTGCACTACGCCAGCACTGGTGGGAGGGCAGCCTGGGAAGCCTGGTGTTGAAACTGGCTGCCGGTGTGGTGCTCGGCGCCAGCGTCGCGCAGGCGGTGACTGCCGCGCTGCTGCTGCCGGCACTGGCGCTGGGCTGGGTGCAGCTGCCTGGCGGCCACGCGGATTACCAGTGGTCGTCGTTGCTGGTGTACTGGATGAACACCGCACTGTTCCTGCTGATGTGGACGGGCCTGTGGGCAGGCCTGCACGGTTTGCGCCGGGCCCGCCACAGTGAGCTGGCCCGCCTGCGCGCCGAGGCCGAGCGCAGCACGTTGGAGCGCGATGCTCTTCGCGCACGGCTCAACCCGCATTTCATGTTCAATGCGCTGAACAACCTGCGCGCGCTGATCCTGGAAGATCCCGAGCGTGCGCGCGACATGGTCACCCGCCTGTCGCGCACGCTGCGCCAGGCGCTGGCGCACAACCGCAGCGAGCAGGTCACGCTGGCCGAGGAACTGGCGGTAGTGGACGATTACCTGGCCATCGAGGCGATCCACTTCGAGCAGCGCCTGCAGGTAAACCAGCACATCGATGCCGGCGCACTGCAGGCACAATTGCCGGCGATGGCACTGCAGCTGCTGGTGGAAAATGCGATCAAGCATGGCATAGCCAGTCGCCCCGGCGGTGGCGGGATAGAGATCCGGGCCACGTTGGACGACCACGTGTTGCGCCTGCAGGTGGACAACCCGTTGGGCAGCGCCGGCGAGCCCACCCACGGGCATGGCGTCGGCCTGGCCTATCTGCGTGCGCAGCTCGGTTCGCGCGGGCGTTTCAACCTGCAGCCGGTCGGCGATCGCATGCAGGCCCTGCTGGAGATTCCGCAATGA
- a CDS encoding amidohydrolase family protein: MRRLLRALLAALPVLPLAFVAALLWPLRGAPLPEAGNSRVIANVRVVDIARGQASEPTTVTVRNGLITAIGEDAHDAALPVLDGGGRWLLPGFWDMHTHALQLSPQLQFPLMLANGITGTRDMMDCPQATDPLIACVADKRRWTAQAIAGQQVAPRFVQIASFYFEDPSLAPDAAAARARTYSARGVDALKVYNRLRADTYQRLATEAQQLRRPLVGHLPRAVPLEDAMQAGQRSFEHAHLFVRHCFENAAAWRGGALDGEDPTKLAERMVASHQPALCNKAFGLMQASGAAFVPTHVTREEDARARDPAFADDPRLAYLDPLSRWAWRDDLQATVARYPGPRGETALKAYFEHGLVLTGAAHRAGVPVLVGTDTGLGGFRYHDELQWLRHAGMSRADVLRAATLQAARHLQLQASHGSVEVGKAADLVLLDGDPLQDTANTRRIHAVLLAGHLYDRPRLDALLAYARSQARSPAVMARLLWGFLTSPVSAEL, translated from the coding sequence ATGAGGCGCCTGCTGCGCGCACTGCTGGCGGCCCTGCCGGTGCTGCCCTTGGCCTTCGTGGCGGCGCTGCTCTGGCCCCTGCGCGGAGCACCGCTGCCGGAGGCGGGCAACAGCCGCGTGATCGCCAACGTGCGGGTGGTGGACATCGCGCGCGGGCAGGCCAGCGAACCCACCACGGTGACTGTGCGCAACGGCCTCATCACCGCCATCGGCGAAGACGCACATGACGCGGCATTGCCCGTGCTTGATGGCGGTGGCCGCTGGCTGTTGCCGGGCTTCTGGGACATGCACACCCATGCGCTGCAACTGTCACCGCAGTTGCAGTTCCCGCTGATGCTGGCCAACGGCATCACTGGTACCCGCGACATGATGGACTGCCCGCAGGCTACCGATCCGCTGATCGCCTGCGTGGCCGACAAGCGCCGCTGGACCGCACAGGCCATTGCCGGGCAGCAGGTTGCACCGCGCTTCGTGCAGATCGCCAGTTTCTACTTCGAAGATCCGTCACTCGCGCCGGATGCCGCGGCTGCGCGTGCACGCACGTACAGCGCACGCGGTGTCGACGCGCTGAAGGTCTACAACCGGCTGCGTGCGGATACCTACCAGCGGCTGGCCACCGAGGCGCAGCAGCTGCGCCGTCCGCTGGTCGGCCACCTGCCCAGGGCCGTGCCTCTGGAAGACGCGATGCAGGCAGGCCAGCGCAGCTTCGAACACGCCCATCTGTTCGTGCGGCATTGCTTCGAAAACGCAGCCGCCTGGCGTGGCGGCGCGCTCGACGGCGAAGACCCGACCAAACTGGCCGAACGTATGGTGGCCAGTCACCAGCCCGCGCTCTGCAACAAGGCGTTCGGTTTGATGCAGGCCAGCGGTGCCGCGTTCGTACCGACCCATGTCACCCGCGAAGAGGACGCGCGCGCACGCGACCCCGCCTTCGCCGACGACCCGCGCCTGGCCTATCTGGATCCGCTCTCACGCTGGGCGTGGCGTGATGACCTGCAGGCCACCGTGGCGCGCTACCCCGGCCCGCGCGGTGAAACTGCATTGAAGGCCTACTTTGAGCATGGCCTGGTGCTCACCGGCGCCGCGCATCGCGCAGGCGTCCCCGTGCTGGTCGGTACCGATACCGGGTTGGGCGGCTTCCGCTACCACGATGAACTGCAATGGCTGCGGCACGCCGGCATGAGCCGGGCCGACGTACTGCGTGCGGCCACGCTGCAGGCCGCGCGTCATCTGCAGCTGCAGGCATCACATGGCAGCGTCGAGGTTGGCAAGGCCGCCGATCTGGTGCTCCTCGATGGCGACCCGCTGCAGGACACCGCAAACACCCGTCGCATCCACGCGGTGCTGCTGGCCGGCCACCTGTACGATCGCCCGCGGCTGGATGCCCTGCTGGCGTATGCGCGTTCACAGGCACGCTCACCAGCGGTGATGGCGCGCCTGCTGTGGGGCTTCCTCACCAGCCCGGTCAGCGCCGAGCTGTAG
- a CDS encoding Nudix family hydrolase yields MPSPTRSIHVVAAVITDARGRVLLNRRTENRDMAGLWEFPGGKRESGETSEQALVRELREELGIEADIGEWLMDVPQRYPDKHLTLEVRHVRSWKGTPRGREGQAITWVAPDKLGRYSMPPADLPVVAALRQPDRYLITPAPADDDGGVQQWHEQLQRAVAGGQQRIQLRLPPAHPQRQAMVEQAVRAHRRSGVQWLLNRDIELARALGVGVHLGSEQLQELSQRPLPEGQLVAASCHDLQQLQAAQQLGCDFAVLGPVQATASHPDASPLGWDAFAELRAQVSLPIYALGGMGRGHIIEARRHGGQGIAAIRGLWPA; encoded by the coding sequence ATGCCTTCCCCCACCCGATCGATCCATGTCGTGGCCGCCGTCATCACCGACGCCCGTGGCCGCGTGCTGCTCAACCGCCGAACCGAGAACCGCGACATGGCCGGCCTGTGGGAGTTCCCGGGCGGCAAGCGCGAATCCGGCGAGACCTCCGAACAGGCGCTGGTGCGCGAACTGCGCGAAGAGCTGGGCATCGAGGCCGATATCGGCGAGTGGCTGATGGACGTGCCGCAGCGCTACCCGGACAAGCACCTGACCCTGGAAGTGCGCCATGTACGCAGCTGGAAGGGCACGCCACGCGGGCGCGAGGGCCAGGCGATCACCTGGGTGGCGCCGGACAAGCTGGGCCGCTATTCGATGCCGCCGGCCGATCTGCCGGTGGTGGCCGCCCTGCGCCAGCCCGACCGCTACCTGATCACCCCGGCGCCGGCCGATGATGACGGCGGCGTACAGCAGTGGCATGAGCAGCTGCAGCGTGCGGTAGCAGGTGGCCAGCAGCGTATCCAGCTGCGCCTGCCGCCGGCGCATCCGCAGCGGCAGGCGATGGTCGAGCAGGCCGTGCGTGCGCATCGCCGCAGCGGCGTGCAATGGCTGCTCAATCGCGATATCGAACTGGCGCGTGCGTTGGGCGTGGGCGTACACCTGGGCAGCGAGCAGTTGCAGGAACTGTCGCAGCGTCCACTTCCCGAAGGCCAGCTGGTGGCCGCATCCTGCCACGACCTGCAGCAGCTGCAGGCCGCACAACAGCTGGGCTGCGACTTCGCGGTGCTTGGCCCGGTGCAGGCCACCGCCAGCCATCCCGATGCCTCGCCGCTGGGCTGGGATGCCTTTGCCGAACTGCGAGCGCAGGTATCGCTGCCGATCTACGCCCTGGGCGGCATGGGCCGCGGCCACATCATCGAAGCGCGCCGCCACGGCGGGCAGGGCATCGCCGCCATTCGTGGGTTGTGGCCGGCGTAA
- a CDS encoding LytR/AlgR family response regulator transcription factor, translated as MSGVLRVLIVDDARLARQELRTLLSALPWVQCVGEADDVPAAREAIATLAPDLVLLDVQMPSGSGFDVLDGLETVPAVVFVTAYDTYAVRAFQANALDYLVKPVEAPRLLEALERARQREVVSAGASDSRSTLAAQDQVFVREGERCWFVAVSEIRRLVVDGNYTRLWFRDQNALLTRSLSALEARLPAEIFFRANRNTLVNLRRIRGVTPSIADGYDLTLDDGSEVDVSRRQARELRERMAL; from the coding sequence ATGAGTGGCGTACTTCGTGTACTGATCGTCGATGACGCACGGCTGGCGCGCCAGGAGCTTCGCACGCTGCTGTCGGCGCTGCCCTGGGTGCAGTGCGTGGGCGAAGCCGACGACGTGCCCGCCGCACGCGAGGCGATCGCCACGCTGGCGCCGGACCTGGTGCTGCTGGACGTGCAGATGCCTTCCGGCAGTGGTTTCGATGTGCTGGACGGCCTGGAGACGGTGCCGGCGGTGGTATTCGTCACCGCCTACGACACCTATGCCGTGCGCGCCTTCCAGGCCAATGCGCTGGACTATCTGGTGAAGCCGGTGGAAGCGCCGCGGCTGCTGGAGGCGCTGGAGCGGGCACGTCAGCGCGAAGTGGTTTCGGCCGGAGCATCGGATTCGCGCAGCACGCTGGCTGCGCAGGACCAGGTGTTCGTGCGCGAGGGCGAACGCTGCTGGTTCGTGGCGGTGTCCGAGATCCGCCGGCTGGTGGTGGATGGCAACTACACGCGGCTGTGGTTCCGCGACCAGAATGCCCTGCTGACCCGCAGCCTGAGTGCGCTGGAAGCACGCCTGCCGGCAGAGATTTTCTTCCGCGCCAACCGCAATACGCTGGTCAACCTGCGCCGCATTCGTGGCGTAACGCCAAGTATTGCCGATGGCTACGATCTGACGCTGGACGACGGCAGTGAAGTGGACGTGTCGCGGCGGCAGGCGCGCGAACTGCGCGAGCGCATGGCGTTATAG
- a CDS encoding DUF4124 domain-containing protein has product MIRLSLLLVLLPLCAMAHVAHAQSTRLNRCTDAQGQSVYTDRPCDSVGARSRLPPPAPTGNTAPRDTLGARCPRRLSELVDALRNGILGNDVNRLSSLYLWGAVSDAGAQRILGQLESLARRPLVDVVPVYSRQDQVAVPEEGQSPAAQESDPEPPAVRHPVGLRLEQTLPGSVARASTVLGLRRQYGCFWITL; this is encoded by the coding sequence ATGATCCGCCTTTCCCTCCTGCTGGTGCTGTTGCCGCTGTGCGCGATGGCCCACGTTGCCCACGCGCAGTCCACGCGCCTGAACCGTTGCACCGATGCGCAGGGCCAGAGTGTCTACACCGACCGTCCCTGTGACAGCGTGGGCGCACGGTCACGGCTGCCGCCGCCCGCCCCTACCGGCAACACCGCACCGCGCGACACGCTGGGTGCACGCTGCCCACGCCGGCTGAGCGAGCTCGTGGATGCATTGCGCAACGGCATCCTCGGCAACGACGTCAATCGGCTGTCTTCACTGTACCTGTGGGGTGCGGTGTCCGACGCGGGCGCGCAGCGCATTCTCGGCCAGCTGGAATCGCTGGCGCGGCGGCCGCTGGTGGACGTGGTGCCGGTCTATTCCAGGCAGGACCAGGTCGCAGTGCCGGAGGAGGGTCAGAGCCCTGCTGCGCAGGAATCCGACCCTGAGCCGCCGGCCGTGCGGCATCCGGTCGGCCTGCGCCTGGAGCAGACGTTGCCGGGCAGCGTGGCGCGCGCCTCGACGGTGCTGGGATTGCGGCGGCAGTACGGGTGCTTCTGGATCACGTTGTGA
- a CDS encoding alpha/beta fold hydrolase, with translation MKIFLALWYAMKALARLAMIGMAMAVLGSGSAHATAATGTGKVQVEVVGKGRPLLLIPGLNSSAEVWRETCLALKDVQCHLVQLPGFAGAAPADPRPAGFLPAMRGQLLAYLHDQQLGPVVVVGHSLGGLLGLQMAQAEPKAVSALVVVDALPFLPAARDPNATADSVRPMADQLRKGMLAADAAQWQAQLKAGLPGMTRDPQRQAELGRWGEASDRQTTADAMHAVMTTDLRNSIASISVPTLVLGSWAGYQPMGGTEESTRAVFQAQYAKLQDVQIEMSAQGFHFLMWDDPRWLQEQVQRFLAAHP, from the coding sequence ATGAAGATCTTCCTGGCACTCTGGTACGCAATGAAGGCGCTGGCCCGGCTGGCGATGATCGGCATGGCGATGGCCGTGCTGGGCTCCGGTTCGGCCCATGCGACGGCCGCCACCGGCACCGGCAAGGTGCAGGTCGAGGTGGTCGGCAAGGGCCGCCCGCTACTGCTGATCCCCGGCCTCAACAGCAGTGCCGAGGTCTGGCGCGAGACGTGCCTGGCGCTGAAGGACGTGCAGTGCCATCTGGTGCAGCTGCCGGGCTTTGCCGGCGCGGCTCCTGCCGATCCGCGCCCGGCTGGATTCCTGCCGGCGATGCGCGGCCAGTTGCTGGCCTACCTGCATGACCAGCAGCTGGGCCCGGTGGTGGTGGTCGGCCACAGCCTCGGCGGCCTGCTGGGCCTGCAGATGGCACAGGCCGAGCCGAAGGCGGTCAGCGCGCTGGTGGTGGTTGATGCATTGCCGTTCCTGCCGGCGGCGCGTGACCCGAACGCCACCGCAGACAGCGTGCGGCCGATGGCCGACCAGCTGCGCAAGGGCATGCTCGCCGCCGATGCCGCGCAGTGGCAAGCGCAGCTGAAGGCCGGCCTGCCAGGCATGACCCGCGATCCGCAGCGCCAGGCCGAACTGGGTCGCTGGGGCGAAGCCAGCGACCGCCAGACCACGGCTGACGCCATGCACGCGGTGATGACCACCGATCTGCGTAACAGCATCGCCTCGATCAGCGTGCCGACGCTGGTGCTGGGCAGCTGGGCCGGTTACCAGCCGATGGGTGGCACCGAGGAAAGCACCCGCGCGGTGTTCCAGGCCCAGTACGCGAAACTGCAGGACGTGCAGATCGAGATGAGCGCGCAGGGATTCCACTTCCTGATGTGGGATGATCCGCGCTGGTTGCAGGAACAGGTGCAGCGTTTCCTCGCCGCGCATCCCTGA